In the Leptospira terpstrae serovar Hualin str. LT 11-33 = ATCC 700639 genome, TGATTTTCTAATTTCTGCTACAGGAATTTTGCACCACCCTGCAAGGCCCAATATACCGGGGCTTGATTCCTTCCAAGGCAAATGCTTTCATACAGCGGAATGGGATCATACTGTAGAATTAAAAGGAAAACGAATTGGTATCATAGGCACAGGATCAACGGCAGCACAGGTCATTCCGGAAATGATAAAATTAGGGGAAAAAGTTTCCGTATTCCAAAGAACTCCCCAGTGGATCGTTCGCATCCCCGACACCAATTACACCGAAAAGGAAAAAGAACGTTGGAGAAAGGATGCAAATATCTTAAAACGATTTCACAAATGGTATACCTTTGCGGTAGAACAAACTTTTTCTAAAGCAGTGATCGGTAAAAAAATTCCGCATTTGCTTATGAGTTTTCTTTGCAAACGGAATCTACGAAATTCGATAAAGGATCCAGTGTTACGGGCAAAACTAACACCGAACTACCGGGTGGGTTGCAAACGTGTGATTGTAAATTCAACATTCTATGAGGCCATCCAAAAGCCTAATGCAGATTTAGTTACCGATGGTATTGAAAAAATTACGGAAAAGGGAGTTCTTACGAAGGATGGAACCCTTCATGAATTGGATGTTTTAATCCTTGCGACTGGATTTCATCCATTTAATTTCATGAGACCAATGAACCTAACAGGAAAAAATGGAGTTTCTATTGATACCGTTTGGAAAAAGAAAGTCCAAGCCTACCGATCGCTATTCATTCCACACTTTCCAAATTTTATTCTAATGCTCGGTCCCAACACTCCCATTGGAAATTTCTCTGTCATTGCCATGAGTGAAGTGCAAACTAAATACGTAATGAAAGTGATAAACGATTGGAGAAAAAAGAAATTTGACGAAATTGAAACCACAGAAGAGGCATTAAGACAATTTGCAGCTTACCTCAAAGCCGGTATGAGTCACACGGTATGGCTTGGTGGTTGTCAAAGTTGGTATTTGGATCCCGATGGCGATCCTGCGATGTGGCCTTATACTTGGAGTCGTTGGGAAAAGGAAATGAAAACACCCGATTACAAGGACTTTGCAATAAAAACTTTTTGATTCAAGTTTACAACCCTATACAACATCACTTCGGTCTCTAACTATAGAGACCGTTTTTTTTACCTGATACTATTTCTGTGAATTCTGTAATTTGGATTCGATGTCTTTCAATTTTTAATTTATGTCAAAGGTGTTAGTAGTTTCAATTTTCTTTGTTTTCCTTGCAGTTCTATAAAAACTGAATCAATTGACAAAATCCAAAATAATATATGGCTTTTTATCTCCATCTAACAAAGGAAGGATTGTTTCCAATACACCTTTAGAAACACCCACACAACCAGAGGTTGGTTTATCTTCAGTCCAAGGATGGATGAAAATCATACTTCCGAATCCTGGGTTTGCTGGCTTTGTATTGTGTTCGATCACAATAAATAAGTCATATATGTAAGATTCCCAAAGAGGAACTGCTCCTTTTTCGGAACGACTAATCAATTGATTGTAATTTTTGGAAGAAGGAGAATCACTCCAATGGTGATTTTTTCGAATTTGAGTGTATTCTAAATTTCGAATCTCTTTTTTTTGTTTGCCAACGATCCTTTTGAGCGGAAAAATTCCTGCCGGACTGAATCCATCCCCTTCTCGTTTATCGTTTCCAGAAATAAGACCATTTCGACCCAAACGCACGGGGATTTTTTCAAGAATCGCGACCCATTCGCCTTGGCGCATTGTATAAAAATCCAAATAACCAAAATTATCTTTGGAAGAGGCTGTGATGAAGAGAATTTGTTCTGAATTCCAATGTAGGTTTTGTGGCCCTTTTATTTCCTCCGTTCGGAGGGAAAAAAAGGGCAAAAGGAAGAAAAAATAGACGATGACCGCAGGAAAACGGTAGGAGAATGGGGAAAACAACTTGAATTTAAGGGAGAATCCTAGGAAAATGGAAGAAACTGCAGAGAAATTTTTAGAGTTTAGGTGCTTCAAAACTCGTGGAGACACGACCTGCTCCCCCTGCTGGGCTCGAACCAGCGACCCAATGATTAACAGTCATTTGCTCTACCGACTGAGCTAAAGGGGAATCTCGAATCTGTGACCATGCTACGTAGGAAGGTCGCTAGGTCAATGAAAAAAAATATTCAGAGCCAACAGAAATATTGAAAAAATTCTAAAAAATCAGGGAAGCGTGGCTTAAAAAATAGATGTTTCCAACTAAAGATTCCCTCATTGTGACATAATCCTCTCCGCTCCTGGTAGGGGAAAAAATAGAAATTGTATATGTTGTTGTAGATGGGGTCTGCATGAAAATTGAGAGGCATTTTACCAAAGGGAATAAGGGTCTATACCCGAATTTAACTTGGGTCCGTAAGGATTCTAAAATTACGAATACTGACGGGTCCGTTGTATTTGAGGCTAACGGAGTAGAAGTTCCAGATTTTTGGTCGCAAGTAGCAACAGATATCCTCGCGCAGAAATACTTTCGTAGGAAAGGTGTTCCCAAATATCTGAAGAAAGTTGCAGAAAAAGGAATTCCTGAATGGTTACAACGTTCGGTTCCGGACGATGAAAAACTTTCCGCACTCAATCCAGAAGACCGATTTGTCGGAGAATCTGATTCCAAACAAGTTTTCCACCGCCTTGCGGGATGTTGGACTTATTGGGGTTATAAATACGGTTATTTTACAGATGAAGATAGCGCTCGAGTCTTCTATGAAGAAGTTATTTTTATGCTCGCAAGCCAAATGGCTGCACCAAATTCCCCACAGTGGTTCAATACAGGACTCCACTGGGCTTATGGAATTGATGGGAAATCACAAGGACATTATTATGTGGATCCAAAATCGGGAAAATTGGTAAGATCTGCCTCTTCTTACGAACACCCACAACCCCATGCATGTTTTATCCAATCTGTGGATGATGACTTAGTCAATGAAGGGGGAATCATGGACCTTTGGGTTCGTGAAGCTCGCCTTTTCAAATACGGATCAGGAACAGGAACCAATTTCTCAAACTTGCGAGCTGCCAATGAATCGCTTTCTGGCGGTGGTAAAAGTTCTGGTCTTATGTCTTTCCTTAAAATTGGGGACAGAGCTGCTGGTGCGATTAAATCCGGTGGAACTACTCGTCGTGCAGCGAAGATGGTTTGTCTTGATATGGACCATCCAGACATCGAAGAGTTCATTGATTGGAAAGTTCAAGAAGAGAAAAAAGTGGCGTCTCTTGTTACGGGATCGATCCTTAACAACCGCCTCTTAAACGATATAATGAATGCTTGTTCTTCCGCCAAACAAACACTTGGCGAAGATGCATATGACCCAACTGCCAATTTAGATCTCAAAAAAGCGATCCAAAAAGCTAGAAAAGCATTTGTTCCTGACAACTACATCAAACGAGTGATCGATTTATCCAGACAAGGATACAAGGACCTACTCTTTGAAGAGTTAACTACAGACTGGCAGTCTGAAGCATACAATACAGTTTCTGGACAAAACTCCAATAACTCAGTAAGAATCACGAATGAGTTTATGGAAGCCGTCGAAAAAGACATCCCTTTTAATCTCTATTTTCGAACAGAAAAAGAGAGAGCTCGTGCCGCGGGACGTGAAGCAAAACCTTCTAAAACTCTACGTGCTCGTGACCTTTGGGAAAAAATTGCGAATGCCGCTTGGAACTCCGCGGATCCAGGAACACAATACCATAGTACAATCAATGAATGGCATACTTGTCCAGAAGACGGTACGATCAATGCTTCGAACCCATGTTCAGAGTATATGTTCCTTGACAATACAGCATGTAACTTGGCTTCCGCGAACCTTGTTAAATTCTTAAAAGAAGACGGAACCTTTGATGTCGAAGGATACCGTTACTTAAACAAAGTTTGGACCATTATCTTAG is a window encoding:
- a CDS encoding flavin-containing monooxygenase → MTTSLLRNPSVVVIGAGMTGILLAIELEKAGITDITILEKKSDLGGTWRENTYPGVACDIPAHMYTYSFEPNPEWSHRFAHGDEIQTYFKMVSDKYKVTPKIHFNEAVSEASYQNGKWTTKTNLGKTYISDFLISATGILHHPARPNIPGLDSFQGKCFHTAEWDHTVELKGKRIGIIGTGSTAAQVIPEMIKLGEKVSVFQRTPQWIVRIPDTNYTEKEKERWRKDANILKRFHKWYTFAVEQTFSKAVIGKKIPHLLMSFLCKRNLRNSIKDPVLRAKLTPNYRVGCKRVIVNSTFYEAIQKPNADLVTDGIEKITEKGVLTKDGTLHELDVLILATGFHPFNFMRPMNLTGKNGVSIDTVWKKKVQAYRSLFIPHFPNFILMLGPNTPIGNFSVIAMSEVQTKYVMKVINDWRKKKFDEIETTEEALRQFAAYLKAGMSHTVWLGGCQSWYLDPDGDPAMWPYTWSRWEKEMKTPDYKDFAIKTF
- a CDS encoding L,D-transpeptidase family protein, encoding MSPRVLKHLNSKNFSAVSSIFLGFSLKFKLFSPFSYRFPAVIVYFFFLLPFFSLRTEEIKGPQNLHWNSEQILFITASSKDNFGYLDFYTMRQGEWVAILEKIPVRLGRNGLISGNDKREGDGFSPAGIFPLKRIVGKQKKEIRNLEYTQIRKNHHWSDSPSSKNYNQLISRSEKGAVPLWESYIYDLFIVIEHNTKPANPGFGSMIFIHPWTEDKPTSGCVGVSKGVLETILPLLDGDKKPYIILDFVN